A genomic region of Phenylobacterium parvum contains the following coding sequences:
- the prmC gene encoding peptide chain release factor N(5)-glutamine methyltransferase has product MSRNLLQAWQGARARLEAAGIPGPVIDARVLVEAACGVTRADIVGDPYRELDAGQVERLDDYLERRIRREPVSHILGRRGFWNIMLGVTPDVLTPRPETEVIVDHALRLFPEGRPFSLLDLGVGSGAILLAILAERPAARGLGVDASEEALAVARDNAARLGMGGRVALLRGDWTSGLGDAGFDLVVSNPPYIATHVIETLDPEVRVYEPRLALDGGPDGLDAYRTLAPEILRVLKPGGRFLVEIGFDQRVAVEALFRQAGALEVETLPDLSTHDRVVTGVKNPLETHD; this is encoded by the coding sequence GTGAGCCGCAACCTCCTCCAGGCCTGGCAGGGCGCGCGGGCCCGCCTGGAGGCGGCGGGCATCCCGGGGCCGGTCATCGACGCCCGGGTCCTGGTGGAGGCCGCCTGCGGCGTCACCCGGGCGGATATCGTCGGGGATCCCTACCGCGAACTGGACGCCGGACAGGTCGAGCGTCTGGATGACTACCTCGAGCGGCGCATCCGCCGGGAGCCGGTCAGCCACATTCTGGGCCGACGCGGCTTCTGGAACATCATGCTGGGCGTAACTCCGGATGTCCTGACGCCCCGGCCCGAGACCGAGGTCATCGTCGACCATGCCCTGCGCCTGTTTCCCGAGGGCCGCCCCTTCAGCCTCCTCGACCTGGGCGTCGGCTCGGGCGCCATCCTTCTGGCGATCCTGGCTGAGCGCCCGGCGGCCCGCGGCCTGGGTGTGGACGCCTCGGAGGAGGCGCTCGCCGTCGCGCGCGACAACGCCGCCCGCCTGGGCATGGGCGGCCGGGTCGCCCTCCTGCGCGGCGACTGGACGTCCGGCCTTGGTGACGCGGGCTTTGACCTGGTGGTCTCCAACCCGCCCTACATCGCCACCCACGTGATCGAGACCCTGGACCCCGAAGTGCGGGTCTACGAACCCCGGCTGGCCCTGGACGGGGGCCCTGACGGGCTGGACGCCTACCGGACCCTGGCCCCCGAGATCCTCCGCGTGCTGAAGCCCGGCGGGAGGTTCCTGGTGGAAATCGGCTTTGACCAGAGGGTGGCGGTCGAGGCCCTGTTCCGGCAGGCGGGGGCCCTTGAGGTCGAGACCCTGCCCGACCTGTCGACCCACGACCGCGTTGTGACGGGCGTGAAAAACCCCTTGGAAACTCACGACTGA
- a CDS encoding DUF4167 domain-containing protein yields the protein MRDFKGMKRQRGRNRSAGGKPQQHNANRALESNGPEGVKVRGNAQTVFERYQQLARDAASAGDRVLAENFLQHAEHYFRLIRAMQPTRPASEIIGRDQYNSGFDVDFEEEPGEGAAEAEPAEAETESRDRGTWRDRDDRRERFRDRDDRQRDDRPREERQRDERPREDRPRDDRPRDDRPRGERFEGGRRDRWRDREDRPERNREDRPERDPMAVVEPSGGAIAAPADDRPPSPTLRSEDGAESQAPDFLRPRRPRAEADTEEARPPRRRRAPRSFEGDEGQGGGSGGEG from the coding sequence ATGAGAGATTTCAAGGGCATGAAGCGTCAGCGCGGTCGCAATCGCAGCGCCGGTGGCAAGCCTCAGCAGCACAATGCGAACCGGGCCCTGGAGTCCAACGGCCCCGAGGGGGTCAAGGTCCGCGGGAACGCCCAGACCGTCTTCGAGCGCTACCAGCAGCTGGCCCGCGACGCCGCCTCCGCCGGCGACCGGGTCCTGGCCGAGAACTTCCTGCAACACGCCGAGCACTATTTCCGCCTGATCCGGGCCATGCAGCCCACCCGGCCGGCCTCGGAGATCATCGGGCGCGACCAATACAATTCGGGCTTCGACGTCGACTTCGAGGAAGAGCCCGGCGAGGGCGCCGCCGAAGCCGAACCGGCCGAAGCCGAAACCGAATCCCGCGACCGGGGAACCTGGCGCGACCGTGACGACCGCCGGGAACGCTTCCGCGACCGCGATGACCGCCAAAGGGACGACCGGCCCCGCGAGGAGCGACAGCGTGACGAGCGTCCAAGGGAAGACAGGCCCCGTGACGATAGGCCCCGTGACGACAGGCCCCGGGGCGAGCGCTTCGAGGGCGGGCGCCGGGACCGCTGGCGCGACCGTGAGGACCGCCCGGAGCGGAACCGCGAGGACCGTCCGGAGCGCGACCCCATGGCCGTGGTCGAGCCCAGCGGCGGCGCCATTGCCGCCCCGGCCGACGACAGGCCGCCCTCGCCCACCCTCCGCAGCGAGGATGGCGCCGAGAGCCAGGCGCCGGACTTCCTGCGCCCCCGCCGTCCGCGGGCCGAGGCGGATACCGAGGAGGCGCGCCCCCCGCGCCGTCGTCGGGCGCCCCGCAGTTTCGAGGGTGACGAGGGCCAGGGCGGCGGTTCGGGCGGCGAAGGCTGA